Proteins encoded in a region of the Planococcus citri chromosome 1, ihPlaCitr1.1, whole genome shotgun sequence genome:
- the LOC135832367 gene encoding uncharacterized protein LOC135832367: MSEIPAVTVKQLPPKQIIPLYKLYISEVTEKPNFLKGIEKYSVQICGEITYIHRISNKFFAITVKDNTGKILAKRFEKEDKYALLDELGCTKVEPNKTMQSYLLDDFVFEASRLNIKENDPADRESAKLANEVIDWLVTEVVPGMEQLQEGRKIILTGVFQKHDVEEFISIFDYRLLNNDIEFHDVTNEFKYLHKMVYK, translated from the exons ATGTCAGAAATTCCTGCGGTTACGGTAAAACAGCTTCCTCCTAAACAAATTATCCCTCTATACAAATTGTATATATCTGAAGTTACCGAgaagccaaattttttgaaaggcattgaaaaatattccgtTCAAATATGCGGCGAAATAACCTATATACATCgtatttcaaacaaatttttcgcTATTACAG TAAAGGATAATACCGGTAAAATTCTCgcaaaaaggtttgaaaaagaAGACAAATACGCATTGTTGGATGAGTTAGGATGCACAAAAGTCGAACCGAATAAAACAATGCAAAGTTATCTATTGGATGACTTTGTTTTTGAAGCTAGTCGATTGAATATCAAAGAAAATGATCCAGCTGATCGCGAGTCGGCAAAATTAGCTAACGAA gTGATTGATTGGTTGGTGACAGAAGTTGTACCAGGTATGGAACAGCTACAAGAAGGCAGAAAAATTATACTCACTGGTGTATTCCAGAAACATGACGTTGAAGAATTCATCAGTATTTTTGATTATC GTTTGTTGAATAACGATATAGAGTTTCATGATGTAACGAATGAGTTCAAATACCTGCATAAAATGGTGTATAAATGA